The following are encoded in a window of Cycloclasticus pugetii PS-1 genomic DNA:
- a CDS encoding Gfo/Idh/MocA family protein → MHSYTKVNGRKIRIAIIGCGRISKNHLTAIEKHSSEMELVALCDTNSEILEQYISIYKVCGYSKMAELLEVEQVDVVALCTPSGLHAEQAKIAAKYGVNVITEKPMATRWQDGVSMVKACDQAGVYLFVVKQNRRNSTLQLLKRAIEEKRFGKIHMVHINVFWTRPQSYYDQAKWRGTWEFDGGAFMNQASHYVDLFDWLIGPIDKVQAMMSTTRDIEVEDTGVMNVRWRSGALGSMSVTMLTYPKNMEGSITILGEKGSVRIGGVAVNEIQHWEFDEPKEYDQQVKEANYDTSSVYGFGHPLYYKNVVDVLRGIEEPETDGREGLKSLEVLIAAYLSARDGKTISLPLEY, encoded by the coding sequence ATGCATAGTTATACAAAGGTTAACGGGAGGAAAATTCGAATAGCTATTATTGGTTGTGGTCGAATTTCAAAAAATCACTTAACTGCTATTGAAAAGCATTCTTCTGAGATGGAGTTGGTAGCGTTATGTGATACTAATAGTGAAATACTTGAGCAATACATTTCAATATATAAGGTGTGTGGGTATAGCAAAATGGCTGAGTTATTAGAGGTTGAGCAAGTAGATGTTGTTGCTCTTTGTACACCAAGTGGCCTACATGCAGAACAAGCAAAAATAGCAGCTAAATACGGAGTAAATGTAATAACCGAAAAGCCGATGGCAACGCGTTGGCAAGACGGTGTGAGCATGGTAAAGGCTTGTGATCAGGCAGGCGTATATTTATTTGTTGTAAAACAGAACCGTCGGAACTCTACTTTACAGTTGTTGAAGCGAGCCATTGAAGAAAAACGTTTTGGTAAAATCCATATGGTTCATATCAATGTATTTTGGACAAGGCCACAGTCATATTATGACCAAGCAAAATGGCGTGGTACTTGGGAATTTGATGGAGGCGCCTTTATGAACCAGGCCAGTCATTACGTTGACCTTTTTGATTGGTTAATTGGCCCTATCGATAAGGTTCAAGCCATGATGAGCACAACGCGTGATATTGAAGTAGAAGATACCGGTGTGATGAATGTTCGTTGGCGAAGCGGTGCGTTAGGTTCAATGAGTGTCACTATGCTGACATACCCTAAAAACATGGAAGGTTCCATCACTATATTGGGTGAGAAAGGTAGCGTTCGTATTGGTGGAGTGGCTGTGAATGAGATACAACATTGGGAGTTTGATGAGCCTAAAGAGTATGATCAACAAGTAAAAGAGGCTAATTATGACACATCCTCTGTGTATGGTTTTGGCCACCCGCTGTATTACAAAAATGTGGTTGATGTATTACGGGGCATAGAAGAACCAGAGACAGATGGTAGAGAAGGGCTAAAATCGCTTGAGGTGTTGATAGCTGCTTATCTGTCAGCACGGGATGGAAAAACAATCTCGCTACCCTTGGAGTATTAA
- a CDS encoding type II secretion system F family protein — translation MASSASKITYIWEGTDNKGNRSKGEINARSDALVKAELRRQGIRPIKVKKKPQALFGSMGQKPIVPKDIAVFSRQLATMMASGIPLVQSFDIIGKGHEKPAMQDMLANIKSDIEGGSTLAESLGKYPFQFDELFCNLVEAGEHAGILEDLLVKIAEYKEKTESLKAKIKKALTYPISVLVVAVIVTAILLIFVVPQFESLFSGFGADLPAFTQMVVELSRFMQEWWWAVFGIMGGVVFVLMQVKKRSRKFNHLLDRMILKMPIIGDIMNKAAIARYARTLSTMSAAGVPLVEALESVSGATGNIVYSEAVLQMREQVATGIQLQQAMKNVGLFPHMVVQMVAIGEEAGSVESMLGKVADFYEEEVDNAVDSLSSLIEPLIMAILGILVGGLIVAMYLPIFMLGSVF, via the coding sequence ATGGCATCTAGTGCATCAAAAATTACCTATATTTGGGAAGGAACCGACAATAAAGGCAACCGCAGCAAAGGGGAAATAAATGCCCGAAGTGATGCCCTTGTTAAAGCAGAACTGAGGCGTCAAGGGATTCGCCCTATTAAGGTTAAGAAAAAGCCTCAAGCACTTTTTGGTAGCATGGGTCAAAAACCAATTGTTCCTAAAGATATCGCGGTTTTCAGCCGTCAATTAGCAACCATGATGGCGTCCGGCATTCCATTAGTACAATCTTTTGATATTATTGGCAAAGGGCACGAAAAGCCTGCCATGCAAGATATGCTTGCCAACATTAAATCAGACATTGAGGGCGGGTCAACACTCGCTGAAAGTTTAGGAAAATACCCGTTTCAATTCGATGAGCTATTTTGTAATTTAGTAGAAGCTGGCGAACATGCCGGTATTCTCGAAGATTTACTTGTCAAAATTGCTGAATATAAAGAAAAAACAGAAAGCTTAAAAGCTAAAATCAAAAAAGCCCTTACCTATCCTATTTCAGTATTAGTAGTGGCCGTTATTGTTACCGCAATCTTATTGATTTTTGTGGTGCCTCAGTTTGAAAGCTTATTTAGCGGCTTTGGTGCAGATTTACCGGCGTTTACACAAATGGTCGTCGAACTGTCTCGTTTTATGCAAGAGTGGTGGTGGGCTGTCTTTGGCATAATGGGCGGTGTTGTATTTGTTCTAATGCAAGTTAAAAAACGTTCACGTAAATTTAACCACCTGCTCGATAGAATGATACTGAAAATGCCAATTATTGGCGACATCATGAACAAAGCAGCCATTGCTCGTTATGCTAGAACGTTGTCCACCATGTCTGCTGCTGGCGTACCCTTAGTAGAAGCACTAGAGTCTGTTTCAGGGGCAACCGGAAACATTGTTTACTCCGAAGCCGTTTTACAAATGAGAGAACAAGTGGCGACCGGCATCCAATTACAACAAGCCATGAAAAATGTAGGCCTTTTCCCTCATATGGTTGTGCAAATGGTCGCTATTGGCGAAGAAGCAGGCTCGGTCGAAAGCATGCTTGGTAAAGTGGCTGATTTTTATGAAGAAGAGGTCGACAACGCTGTGGATTCCTTATCTAGCCTTATTGAACCCTTAATTATGGCTATTCTCGGTATCTTAGTGGGTGGTTTAATTGTTGCCATGTACCTGCCTATCTTTATGTTAGGGTCTGTTTTTTAA
- a CDS encoding acyltransferase, translating into MDITIHETAIIDTGAQIGKGSRIWHWVHVCGGAKIGENVSLGQNVFVGNKVIIGNHCKVQNNVSIYDNVTLEAGVFCGPSMVFTNVYNPRSLVERKNEYLDTLVKKGATLGANCTIVCGVTIGQFAFIGAGSVITKDIKSYALMVGNPAKQIGWMSEYGERLDLPLHGEAKTTCPHTQTEYQLNANRVSVVKVVE; encoded by the coding sequence ATGGATATTACAATACACGAAACAGCTATTATCGATACAGGTGCGCAAATAGGTAAAGGCTCACGCATTTGGCACTGGGTACATGTGTGTGGCGGTGCGAAAATTGGAGAAAATGTATCACTTGGGCAAAATGTTTTCGTAGGCAATAAAGTGATTATTGGTAACCATTGTAAGGTTCAAAATAATGTTTCTATTTACGATAATGTCACCTTGGAAGCAGGTGTTTTTTGTGGGCCGAGTATGGTATTTACCAACGTATATAACCCCCGTTCGTTGGTTGAAAGAAAAAATGAGTATTTGGACACACTTGTAAAAAAAGGCGCAACCTTAGGTGCTAATTGCACCATAGTATGTGGTGTAACGATTGGGCAATTCGCCTTTATAGGGGCAGGTTCAGTCATTACCAAAGATATAAAATCTTACGCACTGATGGTAGGCAACCCCGCAAAGCAAATTGGTTGGATGAGCGAATACGGCGAAAGGCTTGATTTACCTCTACATGGTGAAGCTAAAACAACGTGCCCTCATACACAAACGGAGTATCAATTAAATGCCAATAGGGTTAGCGTGGTTAAGGTTGTCGAATGA
- the zapD gene encoding cell division protein ZapD — MSEQITYELPLSERIRTFLRLEDLFEQMLHFSQHDGEWQNRAELSCLLDILTISSRTDLRNEITKEIERHTKCLVIFAKNPKVDREKLEQSIDQLNSLNRQLLTSSGRIDQVLGQVDLLKCLSQRNSIPGGTCDFDLPAYHFWLNKPLSVRREQIQHWTAHLTPIRQSISLLLQFIRYSAMPTEKIARAGYYQQSLDTNHPVHLLRVSLNLSSEYFAEISGGKHRFTVRFMLPLETERPSQIDEDIRFTLSICQL; from the coding sequence GTGTCTGAACAGATCACTTACGAACTACCTCTTAGTGAACGTATCCGCACCTTTTTGCGGCTAGAGGATTTATTCGAGCAAATGTTACATTTTTCTCAACATGACGGAGAATGGCAAAACAGAGCAGAGCTGAGTTGTTTACTTGATATTCTTACCATCTCAAGCAGAACAGATCTAAGAAATGAAATTACAAAAGAAATTGAACGACACACAAAGTGCCTTGTCATTTTTGCTAAAAACCCAAAAGTAGACCGCGAAAAACTAGAGCAAAGCATTGACCAACTCAATTCATTAAACCGCCAGCTTTTAACATCTAGCGGAAGAATTGATCAGGTCTTAGGGCAAGTTGACTTATTAAAGTGCTTATCACAGCGCAACAGTATCCCTGGTGGTACCTGCGATTTTGACCTGCCAGCTTACCATTTTTGGCTTAATAAGCCATTAAGCGTTCGTCGCGAGCAGATACAACACTGGACCGCTCATCTCACACCAATTCGGCAATCTATCTCGCTATTACTGCAATTTATTCGCTATAGCGCCATGCCGACCGAAAAAATTGCACGTGCTGGCTATTACCAACAAAGCTTGGATACTAACCATCCGGTTCATTTACTTCGGGTTTCTTTAAACCTTTCCTCTGAGTATTTTGCTGAAATCAGTGGTGGTAAGCACCGCTTTACAGTCCGCTTTATGTTGCCCCTTGAAACAGAAAGACCCAGTCAAATAGATGAAGACATTCGTTTTACATTAAGTATCTGCCAACTCTAA
- a CDS encoding prepilin peptidase — protein sequence MSIIQALEQNPFLFYLTVCLLGLLVGSFLNVVAYRLPIMLQNAWRQECLAFLEQEDTNNPSPAAFNLSQPRSRCPSCQHPISALENIPVLSYLFLQGRCKNCQQAISMRYPAVELITALLSLLIAVQFGVSLQMCVALLFTWALICLTLIDLDTQLLPDSITLPLLWFALSISLFEIFITPKTALIGALAGYLSLWSVFWLFKLITGKEGMGYGDFKLLAAIGALLGWKMLPLVIMLSALAGAIIGITLIIIHGRDKNIPIPFGPYLSIAAFIALIWGEKINLTYLQFVGL from the coding sequence ATGAGCATTATCCAAGCGCTTGAACAAAACCCCTTTTTATTCTATTTAACCGTTTGCTTACTAGGGCTTCTGGTTGGTAGCTTTCTTAATGTTGTCGCCTATCGGCTACCCATCATGTTACAAAATGCTTGGCGCCAAGAATGCCTCGCCTTTCTTGAGCAAGAAGATACAAATAATCCTTCACCAGCGGCCTTTAATTTATCGCAACCGCGTTCACGCTGCCCTTCTTGCCAACACCCTATTAGCGCACTCGAAAACATTCCCGTTTTGAGTTACTTATTTCTACAAGGGCGATGTAAAAACTGCCAACAAGCTATCTCAATGAGATACCCCGCCGTCGAGTTAATCACTGCTCTTTTGTCGCTTCTCATTGCCGTACAGTTTGGCGTGTCGTTACAAATGTGCGTCGCTTTATTATTTACCTGGGCGTTAATCTGCCTAACATTGATAGACCTTGACACTCAACTATTGCCCGACTCTATCACCCTTCCACTTTTATGGTTTGCGTTATCCATCAGCCTATTTGAAATTTTCATCACACCTAAAACCGCACTCATCGGCGCACTTGCCGGTTACCTTAGTCTTTGGTCAGTTTTTTGGTTATTTAAATTAATCACCGGTAAAGAAGGGATGGGCTACGGTGACTTTAAGCTACTTGCCGCTATTGGCGCTTTATTGGGCTGGAAAATGTTACCTCTGGTCATTATGTTATCTGCTTTAGCTGGTGCAATCATTGGAATAACACTCATCATTATTCACGGACGAGATAAGAACATACCCATACCATTTGGCCCCTATTTATCTATTGCCGCGTTTATTGCGTTGATCTGGGGCGAAAAAATTAACCTAACTTACCTCCAGTTTGTCGGCTTATAA
- the yacG gene encoding DNA gyrase inhibitor YacG produces MKTQTVNCPTCRKAVPWNEASTFKPFCSERCKLIDLGEWASEKHAIAGEKAHPAEDDQLFEH; encoded by the coding sequence ATGAAAACACAAACCGTTAACTGCCCTACTTGCCGCAAAGCCGTGCCTTGGAATGAAGCCTCAACCTTTAAACCTTTTTGCAGTGAGCGCTGTAAATTAATTGATTTAGGGGAATGGGCTTCAGAAAAACATGCAATTGCTGGAGAAAAAGCACACCCAGCTGAGGACGACCAACTGTTCGAACATTAA
- a CDS encoding Nudix family hydrolase translates to MLKVAVGVIKNQYNEVLISKRSKKAHQGGLWEFPGGKVEEGEKTEDALKRELLEELNIEVLTAVPFIQVKHDYNDIGVLLEVYLVESFQGKACGMEGQPIKWLAIDSLDKSSFPAANKAIIDALNLPRYYPIVDESIGAEEEMLSHLKTLISGGYTMIQWRAKSLNKSGFKHLAEQAMALCKRNNVRLFINSSMTDALEMNAEAIHLSVNEVLAMKNKASSLEGVLLAASCHNEQELKAAKELGVLFAVLSPVCATQTHIGMKPLGWPQFKSLSEAVPLPVFALGGVGPETLDKALSNGAYGVAGIRAFGR, encoded by the coding sequence ATGTTAAAGGTAGCGGTCGGGGTTATAAAAAATCAATACAATGAGGTGCTGATTAGTAAGCGCTCTAAGAAGGCGCATCAAGGTGGCTTGTGGGAATTTCCGGGTGGTAAAGTCGAAGAAGGCGAAAAGACTGAAGACGCGTTAAAAAGGGAGCTACTAGAAGAGTTAAATATAGAGGTGTTAACGGCAGTTCCCTTTATACAGGTGAAGCACGATTATAACGATATAGGTGTGTTGCTTGAGGTGTACCTGGTTGAAAGCTTTCAAGGCAAGGCATGTGGAATGGAAGGTCAACCGATTAAATGGCTTGCGATCGATTCGTTAGACAAAAGCTCATTTCCTGCAGCAAACAAGGCGATCATCGATGCGTTGAATTTACCTCGGTATTATCCAATTGTTGATGAGTCTATAGGCGCAGAAGAAGAGATGTTAAGCCATTTAAAGACCTTAATATCAGGCGGGTATACGATGATTCAATGGCGAGCAAAGTCGCTTAATAAGAGTGGCTTTAAACACTTAGCTGAGCAAGCGATGGCTCTTTGTAAACGTAACAATGTTCGTTTATTTATTAATAGCAGTATGACTGATGCATTAGAGATGAATGCTGAGGCGATACACTTAAGTGTTAACGAGGTGCTAGCTATGAAAAATAAAGCCAGTTCACTGGAAGGTGTTTTGCTGGCCGCCTCTTGCCATAATGAACAAGAACTAAAAGCAGCAAAGGAACTGGGAGTATTATTTGCCGTGTTATCACCTGTATGTGCAACACAAACGCATATAGGCATGAAGCCTTTAGGCTGGCCGCAGTTTAAGTCGTTAAGTGAGGCTGTGCCGCTACCTGTTTTTGCTCTAGGGGGTGTAGGGCCAGAAACGTTAGATAAAGCGCTGTCAAATGGTGCTTATGGTGTGGCTGGTATAAGAGCATTTGGCAGGTAA
- the pilB gene encoding type IV-A pilus assembly ATPase PilB yields MAVSGEKFYLGGLARRLVLDGLITEDVALKYSEEAYKKKRPFVSFLVEKKVLDSQIIALSASEEFGVPLFDITALSKDVIPKGIVDEKLVRKHHALPIFKRGNKLFVAVSDPTNLQALDEIKFQTRMSTEAILVEEDKLARVIDTAMDDEDTSMSDLLDDDLENINFDDPDAEPVDDLDSEIDDAPVVRFVNKILLDAIKKGASDIHFEPYEKSFRIRTRQDGILKEIASPPVNISNKLISRIKVMSRMNISERRIPQDGRIKMALSKKRAIDFRVNTCPTLYGEKIVLRILDPTSAQVGIEQLGFDETQKEAFLTAIKKPYGMILVTGPTGSGKTVSLYTALNLLNDPNINISTAEDPVEITVSGINQVNVNPKTGLTFAEALRAFLRQDPDIIMVGEIRDLETAEISVKAAQTGHLVLSTLHTNDAPQTLNRLNQMGVPPYNIAASVLLIMAQRLARKLCDKCKKEETLPTELLIKEGFSPEEAEGLTTYKAVGCDHCTNGYKGRIGIFQVMPVSEAMENLIIKGGLTTELEEQAAQEGVLTLRESGFKKVIAGITSIEEINRITKD; encoded by the coding sequence ATGGCTGTATCCGGCGAAAAATTTTATTTAGGTGGCTTAGCAAGACGATTGGTCTTAGACGGTCTAATTACTGAAGACGTTGCACTCAAATATTCTGAGGAGGCTTATAAAAAGAAAAGACCTTTTGTTAGCTTTCTTGTAGAGAAAAAAGTTTTAGATAGTCAAATTATTGCTCTTTCTGCTTCTGAAGAGTTTGGCGTTCCATTATTTGATATTACAGCACTGAGCAAGGACGTTATTCCCAAAGGTATTGTTGACGAAAAATTAGTTCGTAAACACCATGCATTACCGATATTTAAACGTGGCAATAAGCTGTTTGTTGCCGTATCTGACCCGACTAACCTTCAAGCGCTTGATGAAATAAAGTTCCAAACAAGGATGAGCACCGAAGCCATTCTTGTTGAAGAGGATAAGTTAGCACGTGTTATTGACACCGCCATGGATGATGAAGATACATCCATGAGTGACTTATTGGATGACGACCTTGAAAATATCAATTTCGATGACCCCGATGCAGAACCGGTTGACGATCTTGACAGTGAAATTGATGACGCACCCGTTGTGCGATTTGTTAATAAAATCTTATTGGATGCCATTAAAAAAGGTGCATCAGACATTCATTTTGAACCGTATGAGAAAAGTTTTAGAATCCGAACTCGGCAAGATGGTATTTTAAAAGAAATTGCTTCACCACCAGTTAATATCTCAAACAAACTGATATCACGAATTAAGGTGATGTCGCGGATGAATATTTCAGAACGCCGTATTCCACAGGACGGTCGTATTAAAATGGCTTTATCGAAAAAAAGGGCCATCGACTTCCGTGTTAATACTTGCCCTACTCTATATGGTGAAAAAATCGTGCTGCGTATTTTAGACCCAACCAGCGCACAAGTCGGTATTGAGCAACTTGGGTTTGACGAAACTCAAAAGGAAGCTTTTCTAACCGCTATCAAAAAGCCATACGGTATGATTTTGGTGACAGGACCTACCGGTAGTGGTAAGACCGTTAGCCTTTATACCGCGCTTAACTTATTAAACGACCCAAACATCAACATTTCAACAGCTGAAGACCCGGTTGAAATTACTGTATCGGGTATTAACCAAGTCAACGTAAACCCAAAAACTGGCTTAACCTTTGCTGAAGCGCTTCGAGCTTTTTTACGCCAAGATCCAGATATAATCATGGTCGGTGAGATTCGAGACCTTGAAACCGCTGAAATTTCTGTTAAAGCCGCACAAACCGGTCACCTTGTTCTATCTACATTACACACAAACGATGCCCCACAAACCTTAAACCGTTTAAACCAAATGGGCGTTCCACCCTACAATATTGCAGCATCTGTGTTATTAATTATGGCGCAACGTTTAGCAAGAAAACTATGCGATAAATGTAAAAAAGAAGAGACATTACCAACAGAGTTATTAATCAAAGAAGGCTTTAGCCCTGAAGAAGCTGAAGGATTAACAACTTACAAGGCTGTAGGCTGTGATCATTGCACTAACGGCTATAAGGGCCGTATTGGCATTTTCCAGGTGATGCCTGTTTCTGAAGCCATGGAAAACCTTATCATTAAAGGTGGTTTAACAACTGAACTTGAAGAACAAGCTGCACAAGAGGGCGTTTTAACACTCAGGGAGTCTGGCTTTAAAAAGGTCATCGCTGGTATTACCAGCATAGAAGAAATAAACCGAATCACTAAAGATTAA
- the argJ gene encoding bifunctional glutamate N-acetyltransferase/amino-acid acetyltransferase ArgJ produces the protein MPVGGTVPLELKAISGVRIGTASAGISQTVRDDLTLFELTAQTQVAAVFTKNKFCAAPVTVAKKHLAEDSPRYLLINSGNANAGLGGAGLLTAQTCCAELASKVNAKETQVLPFSTGVIGEPLPVDKLVGGLQTAVDTLSEQHWQKAAVAIMTTDTCEKGCSRTLQLDGTEVTITGIAKGSGMIRPDMATMLSYVATDMPIGRKILEVMLKEAVDVSFNSISVDGDTSTNDAVVLMATAAADIEPIETQSDKRYPVFLAALKQLCSYLAEAIVRDGEGATKLINVQVEQAYTASDAKEVAYTVAHSPLVKTAFFASDPNWGRILAAVGRANIATINVDAVSIYLNDICIVKAGKRSADYTEEQGQKVMNQEEICVRICLAQGDCSSRVLTCDLSYDYVKINAEYRS, from the coding sequence ATGCCTGTAGGCGGAACTGTCCCTTTAGAATTAAAAGCAATATCAGGTGTTCGCATTGGCACCGCATCAGCGGGTATTTCACAAACTGTACGTGACGACCTAACGCTATTTGAACTGACTGCGCAAACACAGGTTGCGGCTGTTTTTACAAAAAATAAATTTTGTGCAGCGCCCGTTACAGTGGCTAAAAAACATTTAGCCGAAGACTCTCCACGTTATCTACTGATTAATTCAGGCAATGCAAATGCTGGTTTGGGCGGCGCAGGTTTGTTGACAGCGCAAACATGCTGTGCAGAACTTGCAAGCAAGGTGAATGCTAAAGAAACACAGGTATTACCGTTTTCAACAGGAGTGATTGGTGAACCGTTACCAGTAGACAAGCTTGTAGGTGGTTTGCAAACGGCAGTAGATACCTTAAGCGAACAGCATTGGCAAAAAGCGGCTGTAGCCATTATGACAACCGATACCTGTGAAAAAGGCTGCTCTCGTACATTGCAGTTGGATGGCACAGAGGTCACCATAACGGGCATTGCAAAAGGCTCAGGCATGATAAGGCCAGATATGGCGACGATGCTATCTTATGTTGCGACTGACATGCCGATTGGCAGAAAAATCCTCGAGGTTATGCTGAAGGAGGCTGTGGATGTCTCTTTTAACAGTATTTCGGTAGATGGTGATACGTCAACAAACGATGCTGTCGTATTAATGGCAACCGCAGCGGCTGATATAGAGCCGATTGAGACGCAAAGTGATAAACGGTACCCAGTGTTTTTAGCAGCATTAAAACAGCTGTGTAGTTATTTGGCCGAAGCAATTGTAAGAGATGGAGAGGGCGCTACAAAACTAATAAACGTTCAGGTTGAACAAGCTTATACAGCAAGTGATGCAAAGGAAGTGGCTTATACGGTTGCGCATTCACCATTAGTGAAAACCGCCTTTTTTGCCTCAGACCCTAATTGGGGGAGGATTCTAGCCGCCGTAGGTAGAGCGAACATAGCAACAATAAATGTTGATGCGGTTTCAATTTACTTAAATGATATTTGTATTGTTAAGGCCGGTAAGCGTTCAGCTGACTATACTGAAGAGCAGGGCCAAAAGGTTATGAATCAAGAAGAAATTTGTGTTCGTATTTGTCTGGCTCAAGGAGACTGTTCATCCCGTGTATTAACTTGCGATTTATCTTACGATTACGTCAAAATAAATGCTGAGTACCGCTCATAA
- the coaE gene encoding dephospho-CoA kinase (Dephospho-CoA kinase (CoaE) performs the final step in coenzyme A biosynthesis.): MLTIGLTGGIGCGKSTVTQLFEKRNVPVVDADIISHTIVQSGQPALLQLQQAFGNSILLPSGALNRDYLRDLIFNNPSKKETLESILHPIIYKTMYQTLASFDYPYGILSIPLLLETKHQANIDRILVIDCPEATQIKRVKARDQLSDSMINSIMNAQCTRAFRLSQADDIITNVGSLNSLEKKVEQLHNVYLEMSAGKTK; this comes from the coding sequence ATGTTAACCATTGGTTTAACGGGGGGTATTGGCTGTGGCAAATCGACTGTCACCCAATTGTTCGAAAAAAGAAACGTCCCCGTGGTGGATGCAGATATTATCTCCCACACCATTGTACAATCAGGACAACCCGCCCTCCTCCAGCTGCAACAAGCCTTTGGGAATTCCATTCTTTTACCGAGTGGTGCACTAAATAGGGACTACTTACGTGATTTAATTTTTAACAACCCCAGCAAAAAAGAAACCTTAGAATCCATACTCCATCCCATTATTTACAAAACCATGTACCAAACCTTGGCTAGCTTTGACTATCCTTATGGTATTTTAAGTATTCCTCTTCTACTAGAAACCAAGCACCAAGCAAACATTGACCGCATCTTGGTCATTGATTGCCCAGAAGCCACTCAAATTAAACGCGTTAAAGCACGCGATCAACTGAGTGATTCTATGATTAACTCAATTATGAACGCTCAATGTACCCGCGCATTCCGCCTCAGTCAGGCTGATGATATTATCACCAATGTTGGGTCATTAAATAGTCTAGAAAAAAAAGTAGAGCAGCTACATAACGTCTACTTAGAAATGAGCGCTGGAAAAACCAAATAA
- a CDS encoding DegT/DnrJ/EryC1/StrS family aminotransferase, producing the protein MKIDFANLQHQYQLYKKEIDANIQKVLDNSNYIMGEEVQRLERELEQFTQAQHAITCSSGTDALLLALMAIDIQPDDEVITTSFSFIATAETIALMKAKPIFVDIEESTFNIDASKIEEAITSKTKAVMPVSLYGQPADMDEINAIAKKHNLKVIIDGAQSFGATYKEQAEAHHCDIYTTSFFPSKPLGCYGDGGAVFTNNDEYAEKIKMLRVHGQSERYHHKYIGLGARLDTIQAAVLLAKLPHYADEIKARQAVAQKYSNNLESIVATPSVKEDRTSVWAQYTVRVKNREELQNKLKNEGVPTAVHYPLPLHLQACFQYLNLERNKYPVADEVSEEVVSMPMNSFIQNDEVMYAISSAILHVNLSS; encoded by the coding sequence ATGAAAATTGACTTTGCAAACCTTCAGCACCAATACCAGCTGTATAAAAAAGAAATTGATGCGAATATCCAAAAAGTACTTGATAATTCAAATTATATTATGGGTGAAGAGGTGCAACGGCTTGAACGGGAATTAGAGCAATTCACCCAAGCGCAGCATGCTATCACCTGTTCAAGTGGTACAGATGCTTTATTGTTAGCGCTAATGGCAATAGACATACAACCTGATGATGAAGTCATAACAACATCATTCAGTTTTATTGCAACAGCAGAAACAATAGCCTTGATGAAAGCCAAACCTATTTTTGTAGATATAGAGGAAAGCACCTTTAATATTGATGCCAGTAAAATCGAAGAGGCTATTACATCTAAAACAAAAGCGGTTATGCCGGTAAGTCTTTATGGGCAACCAGCCGATATGGACGAAATTAATGCCATCGCAAAAAAACATAATTTAAAGGTTATTATTGATGGAGCGCAGTCATTTGGTGCAACATATAAAGAGCAAGCAGAAGCTCATCATTGCGATATATATACCACTAGTTTTTTCCCCTCTAAACCGCTCGGTTGTTATGGTGATGGGGGCGCGGTTTTCACCAATAATGATGAATACGCCGAAAAAATAAAAATGCTGCGAGTACATGGCCAAAGTGAACGCTATCATCATAAATACATTGGTTTAGGTGCGCGGTTAGATACAATTCAGGCAGCGGTTTTATTGGCCAAGTTGCCCCATTATGCGGATGAAATAAAAGCTCGGCAGGCAGTGGCGCAGAAATATAGTAATAACTTAGAAAGTATCGTGGCGACGCCAAGTGTAAAAGAAGATCGTACTAGTGTTTGGGCGCAATATACCGTACGTGTAAAAAATCGTGAGGAACTACAAAATAAACTAAAAAATGAAGGTGTTCCAACGGCCGTTCACTATCCCCTGCCGCTTCACTTGCAAGCGTGTTTTCAATATCTTAATTTGGAGCGAAATAAGTACCCAGTTGCTGATGAAGTATCAGAAGAAGTTGTTAGCATGCCGATGAATTCATTTATTCAAAATGATGAGGTCATGTACGCTATAAGTAGCGCAATATTGCATGTTAATTTAAGTAGCTGA